From the genome of Desulfovibrio aminophilus:
CGAACACATCGTGAGCAGCATCGTGGAGTTGAGCCGCACGCTCGGCTTCCTCACCGTGGTGGAGGGTGTGGAGACGCCGGAGCAGGTGGAACGTTTCCGAACACTCGGCTGCTCCCTCTTCCAAGGATATCTCTTCAGCGCTCCGGTCTCCGGCGAAGATTGTCTGGCGTTTTTCAAAAAAAGGTCGGCAGCTCGCTCCTCCTCATCCCGCCAAACTCCTCTCCTCCGGCCCGCTGGACATGGCTGAAGCGGCGGCTCAGGCCGCGTCGGCACCGCAAGGCCCGCGGCTGGGCTAGCCCTTCCAGGCGATGAGGATGAGCGCGGCCAGGGCCAGGAACGGTCCGAAGGGCACGGCCGTCCTGAGTCCGTCGGCGTCCGGGCGGCGGAGATAGAACACGCCGGCGGCCAGGGCCGTGACCCCGGCCAGGATGAAGAGCAGGGGCAGGGCCAGGGGCCCCGTCAGCGCGCCGATGGAGAGCATGAGCTTCACGTCGCCCAGCCCCAGGCCCTCGACCTTGCGCAGGCGCATGTGCGCGAAGCGCAGAATCCAAAGAAAGGCCGCGCCCGCCAGGGCCCCGATGAGAGGCTCCAGCCAGCCCCGGCCGAGGAGCCAGGCCGCCGCCGGATAGGCCAGGGCCGCCGCCGGAAGGGTCAGGAAGTCGGGCAGCAGGAAGCTGTCCAGGTCGATGAACGCGGCCGTGATGCAGGCCCAGCCGAAGGCCCCGTATACCGCGAAGGCCCAGGACGGGCCGAAGCGCCAGGCCAGAATCCCGAACCACAGGCCGCAGGCCAGTTCGATGAGCAGGTTGCGGACGCCGATGGGCGCGCCGCAGCCCCGGCAGCGGCCGTTCTGGAGCAGGTAGCTGAGCACCGGGATGTTCTCGCCCCAGGTCAGGGTCCGGCCGCAGGAGTCGCAGAAGGAGCGGGCCGGGGAGAGGATCGAGACCTCGGCCAGCCAGCGGTGGGCCACGCAGCCGGCGAAGCTGCCCAGGGCCAGGCCCAGGATCGCGGCCGGAAGGACCAGAAGCCAGTCGCCCCCGGTCATCGCCGCCCCCCCCCATGTCTCTTGAACTGCGCCGTTTTTTGCTGCATGTAGGGGCGGGTATCCCAATTCCCGGGGTCGGGCAAGACCCCTCGCAAGGAGCGCGCGTCCCATGCCCAAGAAACACCGCTTTCTGCCCCACCTGCAGCCCGAACAGATCGCCCGCATCCAGGACGAGGGCCTGCGCTGGACCGTGGCCCACGCGGCCAAGGGCAGTCCATACTACCGCAAGAAGTTCAAGGAGGCCGGAGTCGATCCGGCCGGGATCAGGGGCCTGGACGACCTGCGCGCCCTGCCCTTCACCACGGCCCAGGACCTCCAGGAGGGCTACCCCCTGCCGCTGCTCTCCGTGCCCGAGGAGGAGGTGGTGCGCATCCACGCCTCCAGCGGCACCACGGGCAAGCGCAAGGTCCTGGCCTACACCCAAAACGACATCGAGACCTGGAAGGAGATGTTCGCCCGCTGCTACGAGCTGGCCGGACTGACGCCCAGGGACCGCGTGCAGATCTGCGTGGGCTACGGCCTGTGGACCGCCGGGAGCGGCTTCCAGCTCGGCTGCGAGCACTTCGGGGCCATGGCCGTGCCCGTGGGCCCGGGCATGCTGGACATCCAGCTCCAGATGCTCGTGGACATGCGGACCACCTGCCTCTGCTCCACGGCCTCCATGGCCCTGCTCATGGGTGAGGAGGTGGAGCGCCACGGCCTGCGCGGCAAGCTGGCGCTCAAGCGCTGCATCTTCGGCTCCGAGGCCCACACGCCCAAGATGCGCCGCCAGTTCGAGCGCGCCCTGGGCCTGGAGGCTAGCTTCGACATCTCCGGCATGACCGAACTCTACGGCCCGGGCGCGGGCCTGGAGTGCGAGGCCCGCAACGGCATCCACTACTGGGCCGACCTGTACATCGTGGAGATCCTCGACCCGGCCACGCTCGAACCCGTGGAGCCCGGCAAGGTGGGCGAGATGGTCGTCACCTCCTTGCGCAAGGAGGCCGCCCCACTCGTCCGCTACCGCACCCGCGACCTGACCCGGCTCCTGCCCGGGGCCTGTTCCTGCGGGCTGTGCCTGCCGCGCCACGACCGCATCCAGGGCCGCTCCGACGACATGTTCATCTTCCGGGGCGTGAACGTCTACCCCGGCCAGATCGCGGCGGTGCTGGAGAAATTCCGGGAGTTCTCCTCGGAATACCAGATCTGCCTGCGCCGCAAGGAGGGCCTGGACCACATGAAGGTGCGGCTGGAAAGGCTGCCCGGCGCGGAGGGAGACCCCGACGCCCTGGCCAAGGCCGTGTCCGACGAGATCAGGCGGCAGATACTGGTGCGGGGCGAGGTGGAAGTCCTGGTCCCCGGCGCGCTGCCGCGCAGCTTCTCCAAGACCAAGCGGGTCGTCGACGACCGGGACAAGGAGTAGCGCCGCCCCGGCGCGCCCGAAACACCCCGGCGAGGAGGCAGCCGTGCCCACGCTCTCCCGGCGCGCCGAGCGCCATGTGGTCATCGACCGCCGCCCGGGCCACTATCTCTGCTTCCCGGACGTCTGCCGCGCGGACGACGGCCGCCTGCTCGTGGCCTACAACGAATTCGACCGGCACGTAGGCACGCGCCGCCGCCTGCTCCTGCGGGAGAGCGCCGACCACGGCCGCTCCTGGTCCGAGCCGCGCATCCTGCGGGCGGAAAACGGCCACTGCCCGCGCTTCTCCCGGCTCTCCTCCGGCCAGATGACCCTCTCCGACGACGCGGGCTCGCTCCTGTTCTGGAGCGCGAACCAGGGCCGCGACTGGTGCTCCCAGCACATGGCCGGGGTGTCCCACGGCCTGCTGGACCGCATCCTGGAGCTGGGCGCCGACACCCTCCTGCTCACGGGCCACGCGGCGCGCGGCGGCGTCGCCCTGCCCGCGACGCGCCAGCCGCTCATCGAGCAGATGGTCTACCGCTCCACCAACCGAGGCCAGACCTGGGCGCCCTGGACGGTCCTGGCCCGCGACCCGAACCTCATGCTCTGCGAGGCGAGCATGGTCCGCCTGCCAGACGGGACCATCCTGGCGCTCATGCGCGAGAACAGCTTCGTCTACGAGCCCATGTACGCCTGCGTTTCGACGGACGACGGGGACACCTGGTCCGAGCCCCGGCCCACGCCGCTCATCGGCCACCGGCCCACCCTGGGGCTGACCTCCGGCGGTGGATTGCTGGCCACCTACCGCAACCTGGGACCGGACGGCGGTACGGCGGCCTGGCTGGGGAGCGTCGAGGAGCTCTGCTCGGACTTCATGGTCCACGGCCTGGCCCCCTCGCCCGGCAACCCCGCGCTCACGGAGGACGGCCTGCTCATCCGCAACGCAAACGGCCCCGAGGCCCCGGCGCGCTATGCCCTGCGGCCCATCACCGATCCGCAACGGGCCGTGGCCGAGCTGGAGGCGCGGGTGCTCTGCCGGGCCGCGGAGACGAACGGCTGCGGCCTGCGCTTCGGCGTCTGGTGGAAGATCTTTCCGGACCGCATCGTGGCCGAACTGCCCGACGCCGAACCGGTGCGCCTGCGCCGGGGCCGGTTCCAGAACATCCGGCTGGTCTACGCCGGGGGCGTGGTCTCCCTGTTCGTCAACGGCAGGCCGCGCCAGGAGATTTCCGTGGACGCCCGCGCGGCGGACACCCGGCCCATGGTCTTCGGCACGCGCCACGCCTCGGAAGAGAACGGCGGGGAACACGTCTGGCAAAGCCTGCGGCTGCGCATCACGGAGCCGCGCTACGACCGGACCTACCGCTGGGATTGGAACGCCGGGCAGGGGCTGCCCGACGCCCAAGCCCGGGCCCGGGTGCTGGAGCTGGCCAACGACCGCAAGGCCAGCCCCCCGGACTACGGCTACTCCGGCTGGTGCGAGCTGCCCGACGGACGCTTCTTCTGCGTCTTCCACCACGGCGGCGGGGACTCCCCGGACTACCGGCCCGGGTTCAGCTCGCACGTGCGCGGCTGTTGGTTCGAGGCGTCTGATTTCGATAAATGAGTGCTTGGCGAAAGAGGCCGGCGCGGCTATGATGCGTCACCTCACGCCCGCACAGACAAGGAGAGTGGAATGGAATTCGAGAGCGCCAAACAGGGCAAGGCCGTGGTGATCAAGGCCAAGGGACGCATGGACGCGGCCTCGGCCCCGGAGTTCGAGGCCGAATGCGGCCGGTTCATCGACCAGGGCGAGACGCTTCTGGCCGTGGACCTGGGCGGCGTGGACTACCTGAGCAGCGCCGGGCTGCGCAGCATCCTGGCCGCAGCCAAGCGGCTCAAGGCCCGCCAGGGCGAAATCCGCTTCTGCGGCCTCTCCGGCATGGTCCAGGAAGTCTTCTCGGTTTCCGGCTTCTCGTCCATGTTCCAGGTCCGCCCGAGCCTGAACGACCTGCTCGGCGACTGACCTCCCCGCCTACCGCCGGGGGCAGTCCCGGCAGATGGTCGCGTCGGCCGTCGCCTTGAGCGCGGCGGCCACGACCGCGTCCATCTCCTCCACGGGCACGGCCCCGGCCACCAGCACCCCGTTGATCAGGAACGAGGGCGTTCCATCCACGTTGAAGGAACCGGCTTCCTGCACGTCGCGGGCGATGCGGTCGGCCACCCGGCGGTCCTTGCGGTCGCGGGCCACCCGGGCGGGGTCGGCCCCGATCTCGCGCAACAGGGCCTTGAGCGCGTCCTCGCCGCCCGACTCCAGCTTCCCCCCCTCGGCGAAGGCCCGGTCGTGGAAGGTCCAGGCCAGGGCTTCGTCCCGCAGGGCCAGGGCCTCGAAGGTCTCGGCCAGTTCCATGGACATGGGGTGCAGGGGCAGATGCTTGAAGAAGAAACGGATGTCGCGCGGCCGCTTCTCCAGCAGCCGGCGGATGTTCGCCGCTCCCCGGGCGCAGTAGGGGCAGAGGAAGTCCGAGTAGGCCACGATGGTCACGGGCGCGTCGGGCGCGCCGAGCATGGGCCGGTCCGCGTCGATGGCGGGCTTCAGGGGATTGGCCAGGGCCTTGGCGTAGCGCTCGGCCTGCTCCTGGGAATGGCGTTCCCGGGCGGCCTGCTCCACGGCCCGCAGCACGTCCTCGTGGTGCTCCCGCACCACGTCCAGGACCAGGTCGGGATTCTCCCGCAGGGTCTTGCGGATCTCCTCGCGCAGGGAATCCCGCGCCACGGGGGACTTGGCCGCGCACCCGGCCAGCACCACGGCGGCCACGACCAGAACAAGCCAGCGACGAAGCATGCGCCCTCCTTCCGGGACCCCTCCCGACACGCGCGCGGGAGGCGATCCGTGCCCCCTCCTATCCTTTCCCGGCCCCGCAGCCAAGCCCCCCAGGGGTTCCTTGCGCCGGGAATCCTTCCTATACTATATACCAGGAACCAGGAAAAAGGATCGGATCATGGAGCGTTTCTTCACGCTGCGCTACGCCGCCCTGCTGGGCCTGCTCGCCCTCCTGGCCGCGCTGGCCTTCTGGAACATCCGCACGCTCTCGGCCCTGCACCAGGAGTCGGTCTACTTCATCGACCTCTCGGCCAGGCAGATGGCCCTGGCCCAGCGCCTGGCCGCCGACGCCGCGCGCCTGGACCTGGCCGACCCGGAGCAGCGGGCCCAGCTGGCCGAGACCCTGCGCAAGAACGCCGAGTTCATGGCCAACAGCCACGAGATGCTCACCGGCGAGGCCACCCGGCTGCCGGACCTCTACCGCGCCTCCGAGGCCCTGCGCACCGTCTACTACAAGCCGCCCTTCTTCCTGGACCAGCAGGTGCGGCGCTACCTCCAGACCGTCCGGGAACTGCTGGACGAACCCGACCCGGCGCGCCGCGCGGCGCTGCGCGACTCCCTGCTCCTGGCCGCCCGCGAGCACCTGCCCGAGGGCCTGCGCCAGGCCGCCAGGCTCTACCGCGACGAGGCCCACGAACGGGCCGCCTTCCTGCGCGGCCTCGGCCTGGGCATCCTGGCTCTGACCCTCGGCCTGCTGTTCCTGGACCTGTTCCTCATCTTCCGTCCCCTGTACCGGAAGGTCTCCGACGCGGACAGGAGCCTGAGCGAGATGGCCCGCCGCATGGAGGAGGCCTCCCGCACGGACGGCCTGACCTGCCTGCCCAACCGGGCCTGCATGCGCGAGACCCTGGAGCGCGAGCTGTCGGCCTCCCGGCGCTACGGCAACGCCCTGAGCCTGCTCCTCCTGGACATCGACCACTTCTCCCGCTTCAACACGGTCTACGGCCATGAGAGCGGGGACCGGCTCCTGGCCGAGGTGGCCCTGCTGCTGAAGAACAACCTGCGCCTTACGGACCACGTCTTCCGCTACGAGGGCGAGGCCTTCGCCGTGCTGGCCACCCAGACGCCCCTGGAGGGGGCCCTGGCCCTGGCCGAGAAGTTGCGCCGGGTGATCAAGGGCTGCGCCTTCGGCTCCCAGCCCCTGACCCTCAGCCTGGGCCTCACGGCCTACGCCGCCCAGGACGACGAGGAGAACCTCCTGCGCCGGGCCACCCAGGCCCTGAAGCGGGCCAAGGACAACGGCCGCGACCGCGTCGAAGTGGAGCCGTCGGCCGCATGACCTCCCTGCACTGGATCTTCCTGACCCTGGCCACGGCGGCCGACGTCTGGGCCGCCTGCCACGCCCTGCTCACCCAGCGCGACCCCCGCGCGGCCTGGGGCTGGATCGCGGCCACCCTGCTCCTGCCCGGCCTGGGCCCGGTGTTCTATTTCCTCTTCGGCATCAACCGCATCGAGGCCCGGGGCCGCAAGCTCCGGCGGCGTTCGCCCTTCGACCTCCAGGACCCGGACGGGCGGCTCCGGCCCGCCTGCCCCGTCTCCCGCCTGCCCGACGAGTTGGACGCCCTGGCGGCCCTGACCTACGCCATCACCGGCCGCTCCCTGACCGGCGGCAACTCCGTCGAATTCCTGGAGAACGGCGAGCAGGCCTACCCGCACATGCTCGGGGCCATCGAGCGCGCCCGGGAGCGGGTCTACCTCTCCACCTACATCTTCGAGGCCAACGCCGTGGGCCGACGCTTCATCAAGGCCCTGGAAGAGGCCGCCCGGCGCGGCGTGGACGTGCGCGTGCTGGTGGACGGCGTGGGCGAATGGACCCAGCTGCCCCTGGCCGGAAGCCTGCTCAAGCGGCGCAAGGTGCCCCTGGCCCGCTTCCTGCCGCCCCGACTCCTGCCGCCGAGCATGAACATCAACCTGCGCTGTCACCGCAAGATCCTGGCCGTGGACGGGGAGATCGGCTTCACCGGCGGCATGAACATCGGCGACCGCTACCTGGCGGGCCGCAAATGGCTCAAGACCCGGGTCACGGACACCCACTTCCTCCTGCGCGGGCCCGTGGTGGCCGAGATGGAGGACATCTTCCTCTGGGACTGGGGCTTCGCCACCGGCGAGGACACCGCTCCCCACGACCACGAGGACTACGTCCCGGCGGATTCCACGGTCTGCCGCTGCGTGCTGGACGGGCCCAACGATCCGGGCAACCGCCTGGTGGAGGTCTACTGCGCGGCCATCAGCTCGGCCCGGCGGCGGATACGGATCATGACCCCCTACTTCCTGCCGCCCCGGGAGATCGTCGCCGCCTTGCAGCTGGCCGTGAAGCGCGGGGTGGAGGTCACGGTCATCCTGCCGGAGCGCAACGACACGGCCGTGGTGCACTGGGCCGCGCGGCACGTCCTGCCGCACATCCTGAATCTCGGGGCCCGGGTCTACTACCAGCCGCCGCCCTTCGCCCACACCAAGCACCTGGTCATCGACGAGTCCTACGCCGTGGTCGGCTCGGCCAACCTGGACCCGCGCAGCCTGCGGCTCAACTTCGAGATGGTCCTGGAGCTGTTCGCGCACGAACCGGCACAAAAACTCATTGCGCATTTCGAAAAAATCCGCCATGTGTCGCGCGAACTGACGCCGGCCGACCTGGCCGAAAGGAACCTGCCCGCGCGGCTGCGCGACGCCTTCTGCTGGCTCTTCTCCCCATACCTCTAGGACCGGCCGGGCATTGACAGGACGCGGGAAAGTCTTAGTCTTCAGCAACACGGGCCCCGCCCGCCGAAAACGATGCGCAAGGCACTCACGGCCGTCATCGGCCTCGTCATAACGATCCTCGTCCTGCCCGGGGACGCCCTGGCCTGGGGGCCCGGCGTCCACTTGGCCGTGGGCGGAACCATCCTCGAAAACCTCGGCCTGGTGTCGCCGTTCATCGCCGACATCCTGGCCCGGCACCGCGACCTGTTCCTCTACGGCTCCATCAGCGCCGACATCTTCATCGGCAAGGGCTCGCGCATCCACGACGGCCACAGCCACAACTGGGACACCGGCTTCGCCCTGCTCCACTCGGCCCGCGACCCCGGACTGCGGGCCTACGCCTACGGCTACCTCTCGCATCTGGCCGCCGACACCGTGGCCCACAACTACTACGTGCCGAACATCCTGGCCGCCGCCCCCCAGCGCGGCAAGCTCGGCCACGTCTACCTAGAGATGCAGGCCGACCGCGCCGTGGATTGGAATCCCCGCCGGGCCCGACGCCTGTTCTCCGGCCCGTCCCGCGCCGCCGACGGCATCCTCCTGGACACCCTGCACAAGAACCGCCTGCCCTTCCTGTTCAGGAAGCAGGTCTTCAAGAACAGCCTGCGGGTCTGCGGCCGCAAGACCCTGGGCTCGTCCCTGGACCTCATCCAGCGGACCATGCCCTGGGCCGATTCCTCGGCCTACCTCGCCGACATGCTCGACCTGAGCCTGCGCGTGGTCGTGGACTTCTTCCGCCTGCCCCAGGCGTCCCCGGCCCTGGCCCTGGACCCCATCGGCAGCCGCAACCTGGAGATGGCCCGCCGCCTGTCCCGCAAGCCCGCGTTCCGGCGAAGCGAACTGCCGCTCCGGTTCCAGGTGGACGCCTGCCTGTCCTGCCTGCCGCCCCTGCCCGGAAACGAAAGCACGCGAGTCTGGGGTCTGGCCGCCAACCAGTGACCCGCCCAGGCGGGCAAGGTTCCGCATGCCCGGCGACATGATTCCCCCCCCGGAAAGCGTCGGCCGCCTGGCCGCGCTCGGCCGCTCCTTCCGGCACCGCAACTTCCGGCTCTACATCTTCGGCCAGATGATCTCCCTGGTGGGCACCTGGATGCAGGGCGTGGCCCTGTCCTGGCTCGTCTACCGGCTCACGGGCTCCAGCCTGGACCTCGGACTCCTGGGCTTCACCTCCCAACTGCCCCTGTTCCTCCTGCCCCTGCTGGGCGGGGCCCTGGCGGACCGCCTGAACCGTCGGCGCATCCTGGTGGGCACCCAGACCGCCTCCATGCTCCAGGCCGCAGTCCTGGCCGCGCTGACCCTCACCGGCCGGGTGGAGCTCTGGCAGGTCTACGCCCTGGCCGCGCTCCTCGGCTGCATCAACGCCCTGGACATGCCCACCCGACAGTCCTTCGTCGTGGAGCTGGTCGGCAAGGAGGACCTGCACAACGCCATCGCGCTCAACTCCTCGGTGTTCAACGCCGCGCGCGTGGTCGGCCCCTCCGTGGCGGGCATCCTCGTGGCCCTCATCGGCGAGGGCTGGTGCTTCCTGCTCAACTCCCTGAGCTTCGTGGCGGTCATCATCGGCCTGCTGGCCATCCGCCTGCCCCGCCGCGCCCCGGAGGCCTCCCGGGCCTCGCTGCTGGCCAACGTGCTGGAGGGCTGCCGCTTCGCCTGGAGCACGCCCTTCGTGCGCTCGGCCCTGCTCCTGCTCGGCACGGGCAGCATGCTCGGCGTATCCTACGTCACGCTCATGCCGGTGTTCGCGGGCGAGGTGCTCCACTCCGGCTCGCGGGGCCTGGGCATCCTGCTCGGCTCGGCCGGGCTGGGCTCCCTGGCGGCCGCCCTGACCCTGGCCGCCAGGCGCGGCGGCGCGGGGCTGGAAAAGCTCGTGCTCGGCGCGGCCGGAGGCTTCGGCCTGAGCCTGCTGCTCTTCTCCCTCTCCCGGAACTTCCTGCTCTCGGCCCTGCTCCTGGCCCCGGTGGGCTACTGCATGATCGTCTTCATGGCCGGGACCAACACCCTGCTCCAACTGCGCACGCCCGACGCCCTGCGCGGCCGGGTCATGTCCCTCTTCACCATGATGCTCATCGGCATGGCGCCCTTCGGCTCCCTGCTGGCCGGAACCCTGGCCCACCTGCTGGGCACGCCCCAGGCCGTGGGCCTCTGCGGCACGGCCACCCTGGCCGTGACCGTCATCTTCGGCAAGAACATCCTGCGCCTGAGCGCCTGAACAAGCCCTGAAATGCGGCCTCCCCCGGAGGCGGAAGACGCCGCCGGAGGAGGCCGGGGGGTGGGGAGGGGCGCCGGGGGAGCGGAATGGCGGAGGAGGTTCGCTCCCCTAGCGCAGGGCCAGCCGGACTCTCGTCATGTCCGGGGCCTCGAAGGATGAAAAGAAACGCCGCATGTCCTCCTCCCGGCCTTCCACGAGGACCGGGCCTTCCGACGCATCGGGGACGGACCTTCCGGTCAGCAGCCCGGCCAGGAAACCGCGCCCCAGGCGGGCGACGAAATCCGGGTGCTCGGGACGGCGGGAATGAAATTGGGCCACGCCGCGCCGGATCTCCAGGCCGCATTCCCCGGGAGCGTCCACGAACTCGAAGGCCCCGACCAGATGCGTCTCCAGGGTCCGTTCGGAGGCCAGGCGCGGCCCCAGGGCCTCCACCAGGACCTCGGGCCGCAGGCCGGAGAGTCCGGGTCGCCGCCGGAGGCGTCGCGCTCCAGCCTGCCCTCCAGCTCCAGGGCCGCGGTCATGTACCAGTGGCGGGGCTGGATGGCGGTCTCGGCCTGGCCCACCGCGCGCAGGGCCCGGGCCTTGAGCCGCCGGGACTCCATGTCCAGGATGTTCAGCCGGATGGCCAGGGTGGTCAGCTCGGCCGCCCATTGCGGGTCGCCGCTGTCCAGGGCCTGGCGGGCGGCGGTGAGCACCGCCTCCCGGCCGCCCATGAGGGCCACCAGGCGCGCGGCCGCCAAGGTCGGCGGCGTGGCCCGCAGGGTCGTGGGGTCGCCCAGGAAGAAGCCCAGCTCGCCCTGGTAGATTTCGCGCACATGGTCGGCCACGCTCCCGTAGAACTCGCCCAGCCAGGGGTGTTCCGCCAGGTGCGGCGGCAGCTTGACCAGCCCGGCCAGTTCGTCGGGCGTGTGCCCCCGGTTCATGAACCGCAGGGTCTGGTCGTGGACGTACTGGATGGCGTCGCGGTAGGCGGTGAGGAGCTCGCCCACGGCCTTGCGCCCGGACACCGGCCTGCCGTGGGACGGGGCCAGGTGCTCCGCCGGAAACTCCCGCAGCGCGTCCAGGCTCTTGTACCAGCGGCGCGGGTCGCGGTAGCGCGTGCCCCGGATGGCGTAGAGGTTGGGGAAGCATTCGCCCTGGACCACCTCGGCGCTGCAGAGGACCTTCCAGTCCGGCAGCCAGACCACGATCTCGTCCTCGCACTCGCTGGGCGCCCAGAGCAGGTGCATGCGCACCCCGGCCACGGTGAGGTCCAGGCTCTCCCGGAAGGTCAGCGTGGGGGCCAGATAGGAGGCCCTGCGCACCCGCACGTCCGGGCCGATGCCGCAGTTGATCCGGCCCTCGGGCCCAAGCGGCAGGAAAGCGCCGAAGCAGTATGCATTGCGCAGGGACAGGATGGGCGCTGCCCCGGCGGCCATGGTCAGACTGACGAACTCGGGCAGGCTCTCGTGGGAGACGACCTGGACCTCACCGCTCGCCACATCGCACGGGTCCACGAATCCCCTCGCGCCGCCGATGTGGTCCGGGTGGAAATGCGTGTAGATCAGCGCCTTGACCGGTTTGTCCGTGATCTTGCGGAACTCGGCCAGGATGCTCCGGGCCTTGGTCTCGTCCTCCGTGGCGTCGACGATCACGACCCCGTCGTCGCCCACCAGGAGGATGGAGTTGGCGTCGGCGTACCCGTAGGCCAGAAAGACCCGGTCCGTGACTTGGTAAATCGCGGGCTTCATCTTGCGGGAATGCGCGGTGAGGCCCGGCGGAACCAGGGGGGAGTCCTCATCGTAGACGGGGCAGAACGGGTTGGTCGGCATGCGGCTTCCTCATCGGCAGGCGGGGCGGTCCGCCCCGGGGACAACCGGCGCGGCCCCTGCCGGAGGGCCGCGCCGGAAGGCGCGTCAACGCTCAGTAGACGTTGACGCTGTCGGAATCCTCAAGAATCCCGGCGAGCTCTCCGTCGCCGAGGACGTCCACGCCCTCGAAACCGAACTCGGCGGCGGCGATGCCGCGCTGCTCGGCGCAGGCGCCCAGGCAGGCCAGGCGGCCGTCGTTCTCCTGGAAGGCGGTGATCATGTTGCGCAGATACTCCGGCAGGCGGCCGATCAGGGCGTGGACCCCCTCGCCGAGGAGCACGAGGGTGGTCTCATAGCCGCCGGCCTGCGCGGCGTAGGCGGCGCGCACGCCCAGGGCCATGCGCTCGTCGCCCAGGGCATGCCGGATGATGATGCTCACGGTGCTGATCATATGGTCGTATTCCTCCGCTCTCAGCCGCCCAGGGTGAAGCCCACGTCGGACGTCATCCAGAACTTGGTCAGCGAGGTGCCGACGTTGCCGCGCTGGACGCCGTCCAGGTAGGCGCAGCCCTCGGTTCCCCGGCCGTATTCCGTGGTGTGGCAGGTGTGCAGGACCGCTCCCTTGGCCGCCAGGGCCTCCAGGCGGTCGGCCAGGCGGAAGCCGTCCATGAAGGCGGTCAGGGCGTCGTTCATGCCCCGCTCGCCGGTCCAGGCGACTTCCTTGTTGGCCATGTTGCAGCCGTTGCCGTAGAGGAACACGTTCACGCCGTGCCCCTCGTCCAGGGCCGCCTCGGCGAAGCGGATCATGAAGTCCGCGTTGCCGTTCTCCAGCGCGCCCGAGAGCATGGTGATGGTGATGGTGGACATGGTTTCTCCTACAGGCTCAGGACCTTGCCGTGTTCCAGGACCAAGTCCACGATGTCCGGCATCTCGGCGGTCGCGCAGTGGCCGCCGGGCTCGATGCCGCGCTCAGCCAGGGCCTGGGCCTCGGCATGGACGCCGTCGAAGTTCCACTCCGCCAGCCGCGAGGCCATGGCCTCGCGGGCCAAGTAGACGCCGTCGCCGATGAGCAGCAGCTCCTTGTCCGCGTCGCCCGCCAGGAACGGCACGACGCGCAGGGCTCCCGCCTCGGCCTTGTCCAGAAGAAAGAGCATGCCGACCTCACTTGGCCTCGATGTTGTAGTCGAGCTCCAGGCCGTTCTCCAGGGAGTAGGTCAGGAGCGAACCGCGCAGGAGCACGCCGCGCACGGACTCGAAGGCCGCGCGGTCGGCCTCGGCCACCTCGCTCTCC
Proteins encoded in this window:
- a CDS encoding A24 family peptidase → MTGGDWLLVLPAAILGLALGSFAGCVAHRWLAEVSILSPARSFCDSCGRTLTWGENIPVLSYLLQNGRCRGCGAPIGVRNLLIELACGLWFGILAWRFGPSWAFAVYGAFGWACITAAFIDLDSFLLPDFLTLPAAALAYPAAAWLLGRGWLEPLIGALAGAAFLWILRFAHMRLRKVEGLGLGDVKLMLSIGALTGPLALPLLFILAGVTALAAGVFYLRRPDADGLRTAVPFGPFLALAALILIAWKG
- a CDS encoding phenylacetate--CoA ligase family protein translates to MPKKHRFLPHLQPEQIARIQDEGLRWTVAHAAKGSPYYRKKFKEAGVDPAGIRGLDDLRALPFTTAQDLQEGYPLPLLSVPEEEVVRIHASSGTTGKRKVLAYTQNDIETWKEMFARCYELAGLTPRDRVQICVGYGLWTAGSGFQLGCEHFGAMAVPVGPGMLDIQLQMLVDMRTTCLCSTASMALLMGEEVERHGLRGKLALKRCIFGSEAHTPKMRRQFERALGLEASFDISGMTELYGPGAGLECEARNGIHYWADLYIVEILDPATLEPVEPGKVGEMVVTSLRKEAAPLVRYRTRDLTRLLPGACSCGLCLPRHDRIQGRSDDMFIFRGVNVYPGQIAAVLEKFREFSSEYQICLRRKEGLDHMKVRLERLPGAEGDPDALAKAVSDEIRRQILVRGEVEVLVPGALPRSFSKTKRVVDDRDKE
- a CDS encoding sialidase family protein, translating into MPTLSRRAERHVVIDRRPGHYLCFPDVCRADDGRLLVAYNEFDRHVGTRRRLLLRESADHGRSWSEPRILRAENGHCPRFSRLSSGQMTLSDDAGSLLFWSANQGRDWCSQHMAGVSHGLLDRILELGADTLLLTGHAARGGVALPATRQPLIEQMVYRSTNRGQTWAPWTVLARDPNLMLCEASMVRLPDGTILALMRENSFVYEPMYACVSTDDGDTWSEPRPTPLIGHRPTLGLTSGGGLLATYRNLGPDGGTAAWLGSVEELCSDFMVHGLAPSPGNPALTEDGLLIRNANGPEAPARYALRPITDPQRAVAELEARVLCRAAETNGCGLRFGVWWKIFPDRIVAELPDAEPVRLRRGRFQNIRLVYAGGVVSLFVNGRPRQEISVDARAADTRPMVFGTRHASEENGGEHVWQSLRLRITEPRYDRTYRWDWNAGQGLPDAQARARVLELANDRKASPPDYGYSGWCELPDGRFFCVFHHGGGDSPDYRPGFSSHVRGCWFEASDFDK
- a CDS encoding STAS domain-containing protein: MEFESAKQGKAVVIKAKGRMDAASAPEFEAECGRFIDQGETLLAVDLGGVDYLSSAGLRSILAAAKRLKARQGEIRFCGLSGMVQEVFSVSGFSSMFQVRPSLNDLLGD
- a CDS encoding thioredoxin domain-containing protein, with translation MLRRWLVLVVAAVVLAGCAAKSPVARDSLREEIRKTLRENPDLVLDVVREHHEDVLRAVEQAARERHSQEQAERYAKALANPLKPAIDADRPMLGAPDAPVTIVAYSDFLCPYCARGAANIRRLLEKRPRDIRFFFKHLPLHPMSMELAETFEALALRDEALAWTFHDRAFAEGGKLESGGEDALKALLREIGADPARVARDRKDRRVADRIARDVQEAGSFNVDGTPSFLINGVLVAGAVPVEEMDAVVAAALKATADATICRDCPRR
- a CDS encoding diguanylate cyclase → MERFFTLRYAALLGLLALLAALAFWNIRTLSALHQESVYFIDLSARQMALAQRLAADAARLDLADPEQRAQLAETLRKNAEFMANSHEMLTGEATRLPDLYRASEALRTVYYKPPFFLDQQVRRYLQTVRELLDEPDPARRAALRDSLLLAAREHLPEGLRQAARLYRDEAHERAAFLRGLGLGILALTLGLLFLDLFLIFRPLYRKVSDADRSLSEMARRMEEASRTDGLTCLPNRACMRETLERELSASRRYGNALSLLLLDIDHFSRFNTVYGHESGDRLLAEVALLLKNNLRLTDHVFRYEGEAFAVLATQTPLEGALALAEKLRRVIKGCAFGSQPLTLSLGLTAYAAQDDEENLLRRATQALKRAKDNGRDRVEVEPSAA
- a CDS encoding phospholipase D-like domain-containing protein, with the translated sequence MTSLHWIFLTLATAADVWAACHALLTQRDPRAAWGWIAATLLLPGLGPVFYFLFGINRIEARGRKLRRRSPFDLQDPDGRLRPACPVSRLPDELDALAALTYAITGRSLTGGNSVEFLENGEQAYPHMLGAIERARERVYLSTYIFEANAVGRRFIKALEEAARRGVDVRVLVDGVGEWTQLPLAGSLLKRRKVPLARFLPPRLLPPSMNINLRCHRKILAVDGEIGFTGGMNIGDRYLAGRKWLKTRVTDTHFLLRGPVVAEMEDIFLWDWGFATGEDTAPHDHEDYVPADSTVCRCVLDGPNDPGNRLVEVYCAAISSARRRIRIMTPYFLPPREIVAALQLAVKRGVEVTVILPERNDTAVVHWAARHVLPHILNLGARVYYQPPPFAHTKHLVIDESYAVVGSANLDPRSLRLNFEMVLELFAHEPAQKLIAHFEKIRHVSRELTPADLAERNLPARLRDAFCWLFSPYL